A genomic stretch from Borreliella afzelii includes:
- a CDS encoding BBA14 family lipoprotein, protein MLKLANYLLLTLLLCCNTIASLPDEPKPPIIQTLGSLAKYETKLSDYVMYLITFLAKTKVKVNDPNYPEYTFPDLSTLRDEHSITSIKHNIKILLEYIQKTKPIAQKVYNQYSLVKNVNYK, encoded by the coding sequence ATGCTTAAACTAGCAAACTACTTGTTACTTACTTTACTACTATGTTGCAATACTATTGCTAGTTTACCAGATGAACCAAAACCACCAATTATTCAAACACTGGGCTCTTTAGCTAAATATGAGACAAAATTATCAGATTATGTTATGTACCTTATAACATTCTTAGCTAAAACAAAAGTAAAAGTTAATGATCCAAATTATCCAGAATATACTTTTCCAGACTTATCAACACTAAGAGACGAACACTCCATAACTTCAATCAAACATAATATCAAAATACTTTTAGAGTACATTCAAAAAACAAAACCCATAGCACAAAAAGTCTATAATCAATATTCCTTAGTTAAAAAT
- a CDS encoding BlyB family putative holin accessory protein — translation MQNNTIGLGLNLLSSLTNIAKTDTNIDHNYINTFSKVIDFFYKTYMSTLKSMETVESTKILEEIQDILKYNIEIIEAISNNKSNKIISSLKAKRNKIMREYINILKRDENA, via the coding sequence ATGCAAAATAACACTATTGGCTTAGGGCTTAATTTACTATCAAGCTTAACTAACATAGCTAAAACTGATACAAACATAGATCATAACTACATTAATACTTTTAGCAAAGTAATAGATTTTTTCTACAAAACATATATGAGCACACTAAAATCTATGGAAACAGTCGAATCAACAAAAATATTAGAAGAAATACAAGACATATTAAAATACAATATTGAGATAATAGAGGCTATTTCTAATAATAAAAGTAATAAAATTATCTCCTCATTAAAAGCAAAACGCAATAAAATCATGAGAGAATATATTAATATCCTTAAAAGGGATGAAAATGCTTAA
- a CDS encoding BlyA family holin yields the protein MDIKITELLINLNEIKLIAVMIFVTVLVLGALILLKPLLKDILSIVIGKLFKNGNGNNHIKKRD from the coding sequence ATGGATATTAAAATAACAGAACTTCTTATTAATCTAAATGAAATAAAACTCATAGCCGTAATGATTTTTGTAACAGTCCTGGTTTTAGGGGCACTAATTCTTCTCAAACCTTTACTAAAAGACATATTATCCATAGTAATAGGCAAACTTTTTAAAAATGGAAATGGTAATAATCATATCAAAAAACGGGATTAA
- a CDS encoding DUF685 domain-containing protein: MAGEEEKLLIDEEEIVQIKDLNKVTTVNNNDLLLLDDGVASSNAITYENFLKTTKDKTFKGEGLGYFKEIIKSTIAEELAADEEFVEKIYEKVIDKLIGNNSNKLSSLFSKIKSRLTDSISSATLSRYDDLLIMSSSSIQKTPVPKQLLGVPSDFSFGGRVAGSTIYWTSYEQKRIVIDMESYNDVNLIFHKSYDDQIIYLDIELEIKHHYNETRKLYLKYSDESETNLVYRHKSYSDIDSRFPIYKGWYMQKRSYLSGSQVPYLMKL; the protein is encoded by the coding sequence AAGATTTAAATAAAGTAACGACCGTTAATAACAACGATCTTTTATTACTTGATGATGGAGTTGCAAGTAGCAACGCTATTACTTATGAAAATTTTTTGAAAACCACTAAAGACAAAACATTTAAAGGTGAAGGACTCGGCTATTTTAAAGAGATAATTAAATCTACAATCGCTGAAGAACTTGCAGCTGATGAAGAGTTTGTAGAAAAAATTTATGAGAAAGTAATAGACAAACTAATTGGTAATAATTCTAATAAGCTTTCAAGCCTTTTTAGTAAAATTAAATCACGCCTTACAGATAGCATATCATCAGCTACTCTATCTAGATATGATGATCTTTTGATAATGTCTTCTTCAAGTATTCAAAAAACACCTGTTCCTAAACAATTACTAGGAGTGCCATCTGACTTTTCCTTTGGTGGCAGGGTTGCGGGCTCTACAATTTATTGGACTAGCTACGAACAAAAAAGAATAGTTATTGATATGGAAAGTTATAACGATGTGAATCTTATTTTTCATAAAAGTTATGACGATCAAATCATTTATCTTGATATAGAACTTGAGATAAAACATCATTACAATGAGACGAGAAAATTATACCTAAAATATTCAGATGAATCTGAAACAAATTTAGTTTATCGACATAAAAGCTACTCTGATATTGACTCTAGATTTCCAATATATAAAGGATGGTATATGCAAAAAAGATCCTACTTATCAGGAAGTCAAGTCCCATATCTTATGAAATTGTAA
- a CDS encoding BlyB family putative holin accessory protein, whose product MKLSKDNVELGLTSLSNLIDIFSKFEDEFDEAAHKGFFLVYELYSHYQLIYTANMERLESALTPTIAKTLAPINEKINQCIDLVNSDEKNLKISNKLKFNQEGKPIYKEETNNAK is encoded by the coding sequence ATGAAATTATCTAAAGATAATGTTGAACTTGGACTTACGTCTTTATCAAACCTTATTGATATATTTTCTAAATTTGAAGATGAATTTGATGAGGCTGCACACAAAGGATTCTTTTTGGTTTATGAGCTGTATTCTCATTACCAATTAATCTATACGGCAAATATGGAAAGACTTGAGAGTGCATTAACCCCTACAATAGCTAAAACACTCGCTCCAATAAATGAGAAAATCAATCAATGTATTGATCTAGTTAACTCTGATGAGAAAAATCTAAAAATATCTAATAAGCTCAAATTCAATCAGGAAGGAAAACCTATCTACAAGGAAGAAACAAATAATGCAAAATAA